The following coding sequences are from one Macaca mulatta isolate MMU2019108-1 chromosome 7, T2T-MMU8v2.0, whole genome shotgun sequence window:
- the LINS1 gene encoding protein Lines homolog 1 isoform X6 has protein sequence MKVFCEVLEQLYKKVLLGVTLENDSHDYIFYLNPGVSDQDCPTATSLEWANTYGIQGRHQPISVGVAPIAVAPACLKTNSLMSSSREVMLLQLTVIKVMTTRILSVKTEFHAKEKYRDIIKILLESAKVDSKLICMFQNSDKLLCHMAAQCLALLLYFQLREKITLSNSWIAFCQKNLSEYSESNKAIYCLWTLTAIIKEIFKDSCSQKTEILKQFLTHFDTIFEVFYNSLFSQHFENCQDTSKIVNILICFLELLELLIASRIYLKLHFTCQRILFLKPSCMLEVITWPIQAFVKRKVIIFLKKCLLFKVGEDLCRGSVPPLMPPDRHVAMDMLALANAVLQAVNSGLLKTLSVDGKHSFFGGDEVQPGCEHIASPDHVILRAASLVIMKSLEIKFQNCSSASEMKEDVKPLKA, from the exons atgaaagtTTTCTGTGAAGTTTTAGAACAGTTATACAAGAAGGTACTTCTTGGAGTCACACTTGAAAATGACAGCCATGATTACATCTTTTATCTcaacccaggagtttcagatcaaGATTGCCCTACAGCCACCTCCTTAGAATGGGCAAACACCTATGGTATCCAGGGCAGGCATCAGCCTATCTCTGTCGGTGTGGCTCCCATTGCTGTAGCACCTGCATGTTTGAAGACCAACTCTCTGATGAGCAGTTCCAGAGAAGTAATGCTCCTTCAGTTAACAGTGATCAAAGTGATGACAACCCGGATATTGTCTGTCAAAACTGAGTTCCATGCAAAGGAGAAATACAGAGATATAATTAAAATTCTCTTAGAATCAGCTAAAGTTGATTCTAAATTA ATCTGTATGTTCCAAAATTCAGATAAATTGTTATGTCACATGGCCGCACAGTGCCTTGCATTGCTTCTCTATTTCCAATTGAGAGAAAAG ATAACCTTAAGTAATTCCTGGATTGCTTTTTGCCAGAAAAATCTTTCTGAATACTCTGAGAGTAATAAAGCAATATACTGCCTCTGGACTCTTACAGcaataataaaagaaatcttTAAAGATTCATGTTCACAAAAAACAG AAATTCTAAAGCAGTTCCTGACTCATTTCGACACTATTTTTGAAGTGTTTTACAATTCCTTATTCTCTCAGCATTTTGAAAACTGCCAGGATACTTCTAAAATAGTAAACATCCTGATATGTTTCCTGGAGTTGCTTGAGCTTCTCATAGCCTCCAGAATCTACCTGAAGTTACATTTCACTTGCcagaggattttatttttgaaaccatCTTGCATGCTAGAAGTTATTACCTGGCCTATTCAGGCTTTTGTCAAAAGGAAGGTCATCATATTCCTCAAAAAATGCCTTCTCTTTAAAGTGGGTGAAGACCTTTGTCGTGGATCTGTACCTCCCCTAATGCCGCCAGACCGTCATGTAGCAATGGACATGCTGGCTTTAGCTAATGCCGTTTTGCAAGCTGTGAATTCGGGATTGTTGAAGACATTGTCTGTTGATGGAAAACATTCCTTTTTTGGAGGTGATGAAGTTCAACCTGGATGTGAACATATCGCTAGTCCAGATCATGTGATCCTTAGAGCAGCAAGCTTAGTTATAATGAAATCCTTGGAAATCAAGTTTCAGAATTGTTCGTCAGCAAGTGAAATGAAAG aGGATGTGAAGCCACTGAAAGCTTGA